A region of Streptomyces halobius DNA encodes the following proteins:
- a CDS encoding thioesterase II family protein, with amino-acid sequence MAQTGDRNSLWIRGVGPATHKDTRVRLVCFPHAGGAASFYHPLATEVGQAAEVLAVQYPGRQDRRGEPACVTIAELADHVHDEIQAWTDRPLVFFGHSMGAVIAYEVTRRMQRQGEHSPLGMIVSGRRAPCLPFPARNVHQHGDAALIEELRRQSGTAASLLEDKEVVRMILPSLRGDYRAIETYRHQEGPELTCPITAMTGRQDPGATEEQVRAWRNHTHAAFELRLFPGGHFYLSDRWDAVGEAVRDCLTTFAHPVATH; translated from the coding sequence ATGGCACAGACAGGTGACCGAAACAGCCTGTGGATACGGGGAGTGGGGCCCGCGACGCACAAGGACACGCGCGTTCGCCTGGTGTGCTTCCCGCACGCGGGCGGCGCGGCATCGTTCTACCACCCCCTGGCGACCGAGGTGGGCCAGGCCGCCGAAGTGCTGGCCGTGCAGTACCCGGGGCGTCAGGACCGCCGCGGCGAACCGGCGTGCGTGACCATCGCCGAACTCGCCGACCACGTCCACGACGAGATCCAGGCATGGACGGACCGGCCCCTGGTGTTCTTCGGGCACAGCATGGGCGCGGTCATCGCCTACGAGGTCACCCGCCGCATGCAGCGGCAGGGCGAACACAGCCCACTGGGAATGATCGTCTCCGGCCGCCGCGCCCCGTGCCTGCCTTTCCCGGCGCGGAACGTACACCAGCATGGCGACGCCGCCCTGATCGAGGAGCTGCGGCGGCAGAGCGGAACCGCGGCCAGTCTCCTGGAGGACAAGGAGGTCGTGCGGATGATCCTGCCCTCGCTGCGCGGCGACTACCGTGCGATCGAGACCTACCGCCACCAGGAAGGCCCCGAACTCACCTGCCCCATCACGGCGATGACCGGACGCCAGGACCCAGGCGCCACCGAGGAGCAGGTACGCGCCTGGAGGAACCACACCCACGCCGCCTTCGAGCTGCGGCTCTTCCCCGGCGGCCACTTCTACCTCAGCGACCGGTGGGACGCGGTCGGCGAGGCCGTCCGCGACTGCCTCACCACATTCGCCCACCCGGTGGCCACCCACTGA
- a CDS encoding type I polyketide synthase: MKQGERRSDGQGEQAIAVVGMSCRVPGAGDVQAFWRLLRDGVDALTDAPADRWYDVPDLAPYRKGGFLDRVADFDAAFFNISPREAVATDPRQRLALELGWEALEDAGLVPEELRGSDTAVFLGAAGDDYAALVQRYGADAVSHHSLAGLSRGVIANRVSHTFGFHGPSLAVDTGQSSSLVAVHMACESLLSGAARLALAGGAHLNLVPQSTLAFARAGALSPDGRSHTFDARANGFVRGEGAGMVVLKRLQDAIADGDPISCVLLGGAVNHDGDDQALTVPSSQAQQTLLRQAYARAGVDPGHVRYVELHGTGTRVGDPIEASALGSVLGPGRDSGQPLLVGSVKTNIGHLDAAAGVIGLIKVALSIQHGALPASLNFTEPNPAIPMEQWNLEVNTSTGPWPQGPDGGPGIAGVSSFGVGGTNCHFVVAAPPAAPTREPAVHPSRPVPVVLCGTSPEALRAQARRLRDWVAADTDLHPVDVGHSTVTTRSALSDRGVVVAADRTELLDGLAALASGEPAGNVVEGSVTPRSGVVWVFPGQGAHWVGMALELWDSSPVFAARMNECERLLGDMVDWSLRDVLGDEAALERMDVVQPALFAVMMSLAEMWRSAGLVPDAVIGHSQGEAAAACAAGIISLADGLRLATRRSQAINAGISGRGMMVSLAMPAEQMAKEIAGRDGVSIGAVNGPNAVVISGEIAAVSAVKADCESRGIRTKVIPIDYASHSAQVESIRDEIRASADGIATTDSGVAFFSTVMAGRMDVADLDAEYWYRNLREPVRFADTVAALADAGHRVFVEVSPQPVLTTSIQSIVDDVVVQGTLRRHEDQPRRLLRSMAELYTKGVAVDWRPLFEGAARIPLPTYAFQREAFWVCGQRVDPHLPLPLETTTTAPAAAEPAAGTTAPLTEQSLRALVRSHAAAVLGLADATSVGPDSTFKELGFDSVTAVELSNRLTRAAGLQLPTSLIFDHPTPNAVVRHMHDQLSGPGPHEHAIEAAGSTAVDEPIAIIGMGCRYPGGVVSPEDLWQLVTDGADAITPFPDDRGWPASDADYTRLGGFLHDAGDFDAGFFRISPREALSMDPQQRLVLEVAWEALERAGQDPAALRRSRTGVFLGAMGQDYLPRLSEVPKDLAGHALTGGASSVVSGRLAYTLGLEGPAVTVDTACSSSLVALHMAKQSLRSGESSLALAGGVTVMSTPGMFVEFSRQGGLAGDGRCKAFADSADGTGWSEGVGVLVLERLSDARRNGHRVLAVLRGSAVNQDGESNGLTAPNGPAQERVIRQALTNAGLSQADVDTVEAHGTGTRLGDPIEAQALLATYGKERPQPLWLGSLKSNIGHTQAAAGVAGVIKMIMSMRHGVLPRTLHADTPTPHVDWSTGAVELLREQRAWPRVDRPRRAGVSSFGISGTNAHVILEQADADESAGADTAPAEVVPWLVSARTASALTAQAQRLRDAVCQDQAPHVADVAATLITGRTVLDHRAVVLGTDRAELLSGLDALATEQRTTGLITGAVGGVPDVGVLFSGQGSQRLGMSRELVRHFPVFAEAWNAACAALTPLLDHSIDEVVAAEPGSDLAALLDETAMTQPALFAFEVAAFRLLESLGIVPAVLVGHSIGELAAAHVAGVFSLADAARLVAARGRLMQALPRGGAMVAVQAHEDEIREAIEDHQESVRIAAVNGPLATVISGDQDTVWDIESTFSGAGHKTRRLRVSHAFHSPLMEPMLAEFEQVAQSVSYAAPRLPVISNVTGVLADGELAQPEYWVRHVRETVRFADGVRAAVAAGAGVFVEVGPDGVLSAMAQETLAQAAPEVTAVPMVRTSRPEPRSLAEALARLHVAGVAVDWPAYLAAVGVTGRQTDLPTYPFERQRYWVRPQPPSGDVTGAGLTAIDHPFLAAATDVAVGDQIVLSGHLAPAADAWLADHRIFGGVVFPGTAYVDMAKQAMDIAGCGRIEELTLQAPLTLTSNAVELQVTVGAADDTGRREIGIHSRAAGARSWTRHATGVLAADPPPAPQAAPDAWPPPGNEPVELEAFYPQLADRGYGYGSAFQGLRGLWCSGDEAYGEIRLPDDVPHASSGCAVHPALFDAALHPVLHLLAGPDQERTLLPYAWSGVSFHARGGTTLRVRTARIGVNEVSLRITGPDGAPVLSVESLSLVPASADQLAALAAADSLFTLDWTPLTDTTGTSQADAEVTHVTASAGADLPASARATAHELLGRVRTWLEDGTRRVIVTRGAVAVGEDETPDLALAPVWGLMRSVQAEHPDRFVLVDSDGDEASTATLATLDLSEPQVAIRRGVAYVPRLAAAPAATADPPKWTEGTVLLTGATGGLGALFARHLVTGHGARRLLMLSRRGPAAPGANELAQELTALGAEVVQAACDVSDRGALAAELARIPAQAPLTAVVHLAGVLDDSSVETMTSEQLDRVFGPKADAAWHLHELTKDQELAAFVLYSSIAGTFGTAGQANYAAANTFLDALAAHRRASGLPAVSLAWGPWELGMAGELGGADLSRLRRAGFVPVPAATGTALFDTALGLDTSLAVPAVIDRAALRERETVHALYRGMVTPRRRKAEQSGEPTLVRQLADLPPKERTDKVLELLLSTAALVLGYPSADNLDAGMSFQDIGFDSLSGVEFRNHVKKDTGVDIPAAIIFNYPTPAALAVHLRDRLFGEEEPEPEGPDAETAVGDELDEEIDDLDIEDLIQRTLSD, encoded by the coding sequence GTGAAACAGGGCGAGCGAAGGTCCGATGGCCAGGGGGAACAGGCCATCGCCGTTGTCGGCATGTCGTGCCGGGTCCCAGGGGCCGGCGATGTCCAGGCCTTCTGGCGGCTGCTCCGCGACGGAGTGGACGCCCTCACCGACGCCCCCGCGGACCGGTGGTACGACGTCCCCGACCTGGCGCCGTACCGCAAAGGCGGCTTCCTCGACCGGGTAGCCGACTTCGATGCCGCGTTCTTCAACATCTCCCCGCGCGAGGCCGTGGCCACCGACCCGCGCCAGCGCCTGGCACTGGAGCTCGGCTGGGAGGCGCTGGAAGACGCCGGCCTGGTGCCGGAGGAACTGCGCGGCAGCGACACCGCGGTCTTCCTCGGAGCCGCGGGCGACGACTACGCGGCGCTGGTGCAGCGCTACGGAGCGGACGCGGTGTCCCACCACTCCCTGGCCGGACTGAGCCGAGGGGTGATCGCCAACCGGGTCTCCCACACGTTCGGTTTCCACGGACCCAGCCTCGCCGTGGACACCGGCCAGTCGTCCTCACTGGTCGCCGTGCACATGGCGTGCGAGAGCCTGCTGTCGGGTGCGGCCCGGCTGGCACTGGCCGGTGGCGCTCACCTGAACCTGGTGCCGCAAAGCACCCTGGCCTTCGCCCGTGCGGGCGCGCTCTCCCCCGACGGCCGCAGCCACACGTTCGACGCCCGCGCCAACGGATTCGTCCGTGGCGAAGGCGCGGGCATGGTCGTCCTCAAGCGACTCCAGGACGCGATCGCCGACGGCGACCCGATCAGCTGTGTGCTGCTCGGCGGCGCGGTGAACCACGACGGCGACGACCAGGCCCTGACCGTGCCGAGCAGCCAGGCGCAGCAGACGCTGCTGCGGCAGGCGTACGCCAGGGCCGGCGTGGATCCCGGGCACGTGCGGTACGTCGAACTGCACGGCACCGGCACGCGGGTGGGCGATCCGATCGAGGCGAGCGCGCTGGGGTCGGTGCTCGGCCCGGGCCGCGACTCCGGGCAACCACTGCTCGTCGGATCGGTGAAGACGAACATCGGGCATCTGGACGCCGCGGCAGGTGTCATCGGACTGATCAAGGTCGCGTTGTCGATCCAGCACGGCGCTCTTCCGGCGAGCCTCAACTTCACCGAGCCGAACCCGGCGATCCCGATGGAACAGTGGAACCTGGAGGTCAACACCAGCACCGGCCCCTGGCCGCAAGGACCGGACGGCGGCCCGGGGATCGCGGGTGTCAGCTCCTTCGGAGTGGGCGGCACGAACTGCCACTTCGTCGTCGCCGCGCCCCCTGCCGCGCCCACGCGGGAACCGGCAGTACACCCCTCACGCCCGGTTCCGGTCGTGCTCTGCGGCACGTCCCCCGAAGCGTTGCGGGCCCAGGCCCGACGGCTGCGGGACTGGGTGGCGGCCGACACGGACCTGCACCCGGTGGATGTCGGCCACTCCACGGTCACGACGCGGTCGGCGCTGTCCGACCGCGGTGTCGTCGTGGCCGCGGACCGCACCGAACTGCTGGACGGCCTGGCCGCGTTGGCGTCCGGTGAACCGGCGGGCAACGTGGTGGAGGGCTCGGTCACCCCCCGATCCGGTGTGGTGTGGGTCTTTCCCGGACAGGGCGCCCACTGGGTGGGAATGGCCCTGGAACTGTGGGACTCCTCGCCCGTGTTCGCCGCCCGGATGAACGAGTGCGAGCGGCTGCTCGGCGACATGGTCGACTGGTCGCTGCGGGACGTACTCGGCGACGAGGCCGCGCTGGAGCGGATGGACGTGGTGCAGCCCGCGCTGTTCGCGGTGATGATGTCACTGGCCGAGATGTGGCGGTCGGCAGGCCTGGTGCCCGACGCCGTCATCGGCCACTCCCAGGGCGAGGCCGCCGCGGCGTGCGCCGCGGGCATCATCTCCCTCGCCGACGGGCTGCGACTGGCGACCCGCCGCAGCCAGGCCATCAACGCGGGCATCTCCGGCCGCGGGATGATGGTGTCGCTGGCGATGCCCGCCGAGCAGATGGCGAAGGAGATCGCCGGGCGGGACGGGGTTTCGATCGGAGCGGTCAACGGCCCCAACGCCGTGGTCATCTCCGGTGAGATCGCGGCGGTGAGCGCGGTCAAGGCCGACTGCGAGTCCCGCGGCATCCGCACCAAGGTGATCCCGATCGACTACGCGTCCCACTCCGCGCAGGTGGAGTCGATCCGGGACGAGATACGCGCGAGCGCCGACGGCATCGCGACGACCGACAGCGGTGTGGCGTTCTTCTCCACGGTGATGGCAGGCCGGATGGACGTGGCCGATCTGGATGCCGAGTACTGGTACCGGAACCTTCGTGAGCCGGTGCGCTTCGCCGATACCGTCGCGGCGCTGGCCGACGCGGGACACCGTGTGTTCGTGGAGGTCAGCCCGCAGCCCGTGCTGACCACGTCCATTCAGAGCATCGTGGACGACGTGGTGGTGCAGGGCACGCTGCGCAGGCACGAGGACCAGCCGCGACGCCTGCTGCGGTCGATGGCCGAGCTGTACACCAAGGGTGTCGCAGTGGACTGGCGGCCGCTGTTCGAGGGTGCCGCCCGCATCCCGCTCCCCACCTACGCGTTCCAGCGGGAGGCCTTCTGGGTCTGCGGACAGCGCGTCGACCCGCACCTGCCCCTGCCGCTGGAGACCACGACAACGGCGCCCGCGGCAGCGGAGCCGGCAGCGGGGACGACCGCCCCGCTGACCGAACAGAGCCTGCGCGCGCTGGTCCGCTCCCACGCGGCGGCCGTGCTCGGACTGGCCGACGCCACCTCGGTCGGCCCCGACAGCACGTTCAAGGAACTCGGCTTCGACTCGGTGACGGCGGTGGAGCTGAGCAACCGGCTGACCCGAGCGGCCGGACTGCAGCTGCCGACCTCGCTGATCTTCGACCACCCGACCCCGAACGCGGTGGTACGGCACATGCACGACCAGCTGTCCGGGCCGGGCCCGCACGAACACGCGATCGAGGCCGCCGGATCCACTGCCGTCGACGAGCCGATCGCGATCATCGGCATGGGCTGCCGGTACCCCGGGGGCGTGGTGTCCCCGGAGGACCTCTGGCAGCTGGTGACCGACGGCGCCGACGCGATCACGCCCTTCCCCGACGACCGGGGATGGCCGGCGTCCGACGCGGACTACACCCGGCTCGGCGGATTCCTGCACGACGCCGGCGACTTCGACGCGGGCTTCTTCCGCATCAGCCCGCGCGAGGCGCTGTCCATGGACCCGCAGCAGCGGCTGGTCCTGGAGGTCGCCTGGGAGGCGCTGGAGCGCGCCGGGCAGGACCCGGCCGCGCTGCGCCGGAGCCGGACCGGTGTCTTCCTGGGCGCCATGGGCCAGGACTACCTGCCGCGCCTGTCCGAGGTGCCAAAGGACCTGGCCGGACATGCCCTGACCGGAGGCGCGTCCAGCGTGGTCTCCGGCCGCCTCGCCTACACCCTCGGCCTTGAGGGCCCGGCCGTGACCGTGGACACCGCGTGTTCGTCGTCGCTGGTGGCATTGCACATGGCCAAGCAGTCCCTGCGGTCGGGCGAGAGCTCTCTCGCGCTGGCCGGGGGTGTGACGGTCATGTCGACACCCGGCATGTTCGTCGAGTTCTCACGGCAGGGCGGGCTCGCCGGCGACGGCCGCTGCAAGGCGTTCGCCGACTCCGCCGACGGCACCGGCTGGTCCGAGGGCGTGGGCGTGCTGGTGCTGGAGCGGCTGTCCGACGCCCGGCGCAATGGCCACCGGGTGCTGGCCGTACTGCGCGGCAGCGCCGTCAACCAGGACGGCGAGAGCAACGGCCTCACCGCGCCGAACGGCCCCGCGCAGGAGCGGGTGATCCGGCAGGCGCTGACGAACGCCGGCCTGTCCCAGGCGGACGTCGACACGGTCGAGGCCCACGGCACCGGCACCCGGCTCGGCGACCCGATCGAGGCGCAGGCGCTGCTGGCGACCTACGGAAAGGAGCGGCCTCAGCCGCTGTGGCTGGGGTCGCTCAAGTCGAACATCGGGCACACACAAGCCGCCGCGGGGGTGGCCGGCGTCATCAAGATGATCATGTCGATGCGGCACGGCGTGCTGCCCCGGACACTGCACGCCGACACACCGACGCCGCACGTCGACTGGTCCACCGGCGCGGTGGAGCTGCTGCGCGAGCAGCGCGCGTGGCCGCGGGTGGACCGGCCCCGCCGGGCGGGCGTGTCCTCCTTCGGGATCAGCGGCACCAACGCGCACGTGATCCTCGAACAGGCGGACGCCGACGAGTCGGCCGGTGCCGACACGGCGCCTGCGGAGGTCGTGCCCTGGCTGGTGTCGGCGCGCACGGCCTCGGCCCTGACGGCGCAGGCGCAACGACTGCGGGACGCGGTCTGCCAGGACCAGGCGCCCCACGTCGCCGACGTCGCGGCAACCCTGATCACCGGCCGCACGGTCCTGGACCACCGCGCGGTCGTGCTCGGCACCGACCGGGCGGAACTACTGTCCGGACTGGACGCGTTGGCGACCGAGCAGCGCACGACAGGCCTGATCACCGGAGCCGTCGGCGGTGTGCCGGACGTCGGCGTCCTGTTCTCCGGGCAGGGCAGCCAGCGCCTGGGCATGAGCCGGGAACTGGTGCGGCACTTCCCCGTGTTCGCCGAGGCATGGAACGCGGCCTGCGCCGCACTCACGCCGTTGCTGGACCACTCGATCGACGAGGTGGTGGCCGCTGAGCCCGGCTCGGACCTGGCCGCGCTGCTCGACGAGACCGCGATGACGCAGCCGGCACTGTTCGCCTTCGAGGTGGCGGCGTTCCGGTTGCTGGAGTCGCTCGGCATCGTCCCGGCCGTCCTGGTAGGACACTCGATCGGCGAGCTGGCCGCGGCGCACGTGGCGGGTGTGTTCTCCCTCGCCGACGCGGCGCGACTGGTGGCCGCCCGCGGCCGGCTGATGCAGGCGCTGCCCCGCGGCGGGGCCATGGTGGCCGTCCAGGCACACGAGGACGAGATCCGCGAGGCGATCGAGGACCACCAGGAGTCCGTCCGCATCGCCGCGGTGAACGGTCCACTCGCGACGGTGATCTCCGGTGACCAGGACACGGTCTGGGACATCGAGTCGACGTTCTCCGGTGCCGGGCACAAGACCCGGCGCCTTCGGGTCTCACACGCCTTCCACTCACCGCTGATGGAGCCGATGCTGGCGGAGTTCGAGCAGGTGGCGCAGTCGGTGTCGTACGCCGCGCCGCGCCTGCCCGTCATCTCGAACGTGACCGGAGTCCTGGCGGACGGTGAACTGGCGCAGCCGGAATACTGGGTGCGCCACGTGCGTGAGACGGTGCGCTTCGCCGACGGCGTGCGCGCCGCGGTGGCGGCCGGGGCCGGGGTGTTCGTCGAGGTCGGACCGGACGGCGTGCTGTCCGCCATGGCCCAGGAGACCCTGGCGCAGGCCGCGCCGGAGGTGACCGCGGTGCCGATGGTGCGCACGTCGCGGCCGGAGCCCCGCTCGCTGGCCGAGGCACTCGCCCGACTGCACGTCGCGGGCGTCGCGGTGGACTGGCCGGCCTACCTCGCGGCTGTCGGTGTCACCGGGCGACAGACCGACCTGCCCACCTACCCCTTCGAACGGCAGCGGTACTGGGTGCGGCCACAGCCGCCGAGCGGCGACGTCACCGGCGCCGGACTCACCGCGATCGACCACCCGTTCCTCGCGGCAGCCACCGACGTCGCAGTCGGTGACCAGATCGTCCTCAGCGGACACCTCGCACCGGCCGCCGACGCGTGGCTGGCCGACCACCGCATCTTCGGCGGCGTGGTGTTCCCCGGGACGGCCTACGTCGACATGGCCAAGCAGGCCATGGACATAGCCGGGTGCGGCCGGATCGAGGAACTCACCCTGCAGGCCCCGCTGACGCTGACCAGCAACGCCGTTGAGCTACAGGTCACTGTCGGTGCCGCGGACGACACCGGCCGGCGGGAGATCGGAATCCACTCGCGGGCAGCGGGGGCGCGGTCGTGGACCCGGCACGCCACCGGTGTCCTCGCGGCCGATCCGCCTCCCGCACCACAGGCCGCGCCGGACGCGTGGCCGCCGCCGGGGAACGAACCGGTCGAGCTGGAGGCCTTCTACCCCCAGCTCGCGGATCGCGGCTACGGGTACGGGTCCGCGTTCCAGGGCCTGCGCGGCCTGTGGTGCTCCGGTGACGAGGCGTACGGCGAGATCCGGCTCCCCGACGACGTGCCGCACGCCTCGTCCGGATGTGCCGTGCACCCTGCGTTGTTCGACGCGGCACTGCACCCGGTCCTCCATCTGCTTGCCGGGCCGGACCAGGAGCGGACGCTGCTGCCCTACGCCTGGTCCGGGGTGTCGTTCCACGCACGTGGCGGCACAACGCTCCGGGTCCGGACGGCGCGGATCGGCGTCAATGAGGTGTCGCTGCGGATCACCGGGCCCGATGGCGCGCCGGTCCTGTCCGTCGAGTCGTTGTCCCTGGTGCCCGCGTCAGCCGACCAGCTGGCCGCCCTCGCGGCGGCGGACTCCCTGTTCACCCTGGACTGGACGCCGCTGACGGACACGACCGGCACGAGCCAGGCGGATGCCGAGGTCACCCACGTGACGGCGAGTGCGGGCGCGGACCTGCCCGCGTCGGCCCGGGCCACCGCGCACGAGCTGCTCGGCCGGGTGCGGACGTGGCTTGAGGACGGGACCCGGCGGGTGATCGTCACCCGCGGCGCGGTCGCCGTCGGCGAGGACGAGACGCCGGACCTGGCGCTCGCGCCGGTGTGGGGCCTGATGCGGTCCGTGCAGGCCGAACACCCGGACCGGTTCGTCCTGGTGGACAGCGACGGTGACGAGGCGTCGACGGCCACACTGGCGACGCTGGACCTGTCCGAGCCGCAGGTGGCCATCCGCCGCGGCGTGGCGTACGTGCCGCGCCTGGCTGCCGCTCCGGCAGCCACCGCCGACCCTCCGAAGTGGACCGAAGGCACGGTGCTGCTCACCGGCGCCACCGGCGGGCTGGGTGCGTTGTTCGCCCGGCACCTGGTGACCGGGCACGGGGCGCGACGCCTGCTGATGCTCAGCCGGCGCGGTCCGGCCGCGCCGGGGGCGAACGAACTGGCCCAGGAGCTGACGGCGCTCGGTGCCGAGGTCGTGCAGGCCGCCTGCGACGTGTCCGACCGCGGCGCGCTGGCCGCGGAGCTCGCGCGGATCCCGGCACAGGCGCCGCTGACCGCGGTCGTGCACCTGGCGGGCGTGCTGGACGACAGCAGCGTGGAGACCATGACGTCGGAGCAGCTCGACCGGGTCTTCGGGCCGAAGGCCGACGCCGCCTGGCACCTGCATGAGCTGACGAAAGATCAGGAACTGGCGGCGTTCGTCCTGTACTCCTCCATCGCCGGTACGTTCGGCACAGCCGGCCAGGCGAACTACGCGGCTGCCAACACGTTCCTGGACGCGCTGGCCGCCCACCGTCGCGCGTCCGGCCTGCCCGCGGTCTCGCTCGCCTGGGGCCCGTGGGAGCTGGGCATGGCGGGCGAGCTCGGCGGGGCCGACCTCTCGCGGCTGCGACGTGCCGGGTTCGTGCCCGTGCCCGCCGCTACCGGGACCGCGCTGTTCGACACCGCGCTGGGCCTGGACACCTCGCTGGCCGTGCCGGCCGTGATCGACCGGGCGGCGTTGCGGGAGCGGGAAACCGTGCACGCGCTGTACCGCGGCATGGTCACGCCGCGGCGCCGGAAGGCCGAGCAGAGCGGCGAGCCGACGCTCGTGCGGCAGCTGGCCGACCTGCCGCCGAAGGAGCGGACGGACAAGGTGCTGGAGCTGCTGCTGTCCACTGCGGCCCTGGTACTCGGGTACCCGTCCGCAGACAATCTTGATGCCGGGATGTCGTTCCAGGACATCGGGTTCGACTCCCTGAGCGGCGTGGAGTTCCGCAACCACGTCAAGAAGGACACCGGCGTGGACATTCCGGCGGCGATCATCTTCAACTACCCGACGCCGGCGGCACTGGCGGTTCACCTGAGGGATCGGTTGTTCGGCGAGGAGGAGCCGGAGCCCGAGGGACCGGACGCCGAGACGGCGGTAGGGGACGAACTGGACGAGGAGATCGACGACTTGGACATCGAGGACCTCATCCAGCGGACGCTGTCCGACTGA
- a CDS encoding SDR family oxidoreductase produces MKGNKAEATAGPIGPGTHAVVTGGSSGIGLATAKMLAARGARVSLMARTASRLDEAAAQLTRSGAQVATAAADVTDQGAVDEAVAQLTARQGPCDILVTSAGITEAGYFQELEDGAFRDVMETDYFGTLWPIRAIAPSMIERRRGTIIGVSAVVGMAGTFGYTAVSPAKFAVRGLLEAMRGELKPYGLHIGYMCPPDVDTPHYAYERPRLPIETKEFSKAMKLMPAEQVAAGILRLIERRKTRMVPGTVNRMGAAFSVIFPSALDWFVDRTVRKVHRDRPVGYVSAREVREP; encoded by the coding sequence ATGAAGGGAAACAAAGCCGAGGCGACTGCTGGACCGATCGGTCCCGGGACGCACGCCGTCGTGACCGGCGGCTCCAGCGGGATCGGCCTGGCCACGGCCAAGATGCTGGCCGCCAGGGGCGCGCGCGTCTCACTGATGGCGCGCACCGCCTCACGGCTGGACGAGGCCGCGGCGCAGCTCACCAGGAGCGGAGCTCAGGTGGCCACGGCCGCCGCGGACGTGACCGACCAGGGCGCGGTGGACGAGGCGGTCGCTCAGCTGACCGCCAGGCAGGGGCCGTGCGACATATTGGTCACCTCGGCGGGCATCACCGAGGCCGGCTACTTCCAGGAACTGGAAGACGGAGCTTTCCGCGACGTCATGGAGACCGACTACTTCGGCACGCTGTGGCCCATCCGGGCCATCGCGCCGTCGATGATCGAGCGTCGGCGCGGGACCATCATCGGCGTGTCCGCGGTCGTCGGAATGGCCGGCACCTTCGGCTACACGGCCGTCAGCCCGGCGAAGTTCGCCGTACGCGGCCTGCTGGAGGCAATGCGCGGCGAACTGAAGCCGTACGGCCTGCACATCGGCTACATGTGCCCGCCCGATGTGGACACACCGCACTACGCCTATGAACGGCCGCGGCTGCCGATCGAGACCAAGGAATTCTCCAAAGCCATGAAGCTGATGCCGGCCGAGCAGGTGGCTGCCGGGATCCTCCGCCTCATCGAACGCCGCAAGACACGGATGGTGCCCGGCACGGTGAACCGGATGGGCGCGGCCTTCTCCGTGATATTTCCCAGTGCGCTCGACTGGTTCGTCGACCGCACGGTCCGCAAAGTACACCGCGATCGACCCGTCGGATACGTATCCGCGCGTGAAGTACGCGAACCGTAG
- a CDS encoding aminotransferase class I/II-fold pyridoxal phosphate-dependent enzyme, with translation MTSLPGWNFDTFAEGIRAAGMAEPPVSKVIPGPVHGTDRMITNLASVNFLDLQRREDVMRVLLDATKQYGLATGGSRILQGVTPAHVDMERTIADYLQKESAISFATGTLANIGFMSAMAGTQSLMKGLSMVNRDVVFVFDRDAHWSLWKSAESLKFGERLFSFEHNSVESLEAILKKLQGKRVVVVFESVYSIDGVVAPMHEIVDVCEKYGALSYVDDANGFLVYGPAHRKFHQEYQGLLRSTFIMVSLKKAVGLEGGLIAGPRDAIAAFELLSGASAFTAGVLAPAAAGTTYITKLLTEQEPEIVDNYLAKVADFRKRLTDEELPITDTETCFTSLVVGDEHKCLRLFGAFLEHDIRVPPYVYPAARRGQAVLRIILNASHTDEQLDHFIEVSKKLREQKLF, from the coding sequence ATGACTTCCCTGCCAGGTTGGAATTTCGACACGTTCGCCGAAGGAATCCGGGCGGCCGGCATGGCCGAACCGCCGGTGTCCAAAGTGATTCCCGGGCCGGTGCACGGCACCGACCGGATGATCACCAATCTCGCATCGGTGAACTTCCTGGACCTCCAGCGCCGCGAAGACGTGATGCGGGTCCTCCTCGACGCCACGAAGCAGTACGGCCTCGCCACCGGTGGCAGCCGCATCCTCCAGGGCGTCACGCCCGCGCACGTCGACATGGAGCGGACGATCGCGGATTACCTCCAGAAGGAGTCGGCGATCAGCTTCGCGACCGGAACGCTCGCGAACATCGGATTCATGAGCGCGATGGCGGGCACGCAGTCGCTCATGAAGGGCCTGTCGATGGTGAACCGAGACGTCGTCTTCGTCTTCGACCGGGACGCGCACTGGTCGCTGTGGAAGTCCGCGGAGAGCCTGAAGTTCGGCGAGCGGCTGTTCTCGTTCGAGCACAACTCGGTCGAAAGCCTTGAGGCCATCCTCAAGAAACTGCAGGGCAAGCGCGTGGTCGTCGTGTTCGAGTCGGTGTACTCGATCGACGGAGTGGTCGCGCCGATGCACGAGATCGTCGACGTGTGCGAGAAGTACGGCGCTCTGTCCTACGTGGACGATGCGAACGGCTTCCTGGTCTACGGTCCCGCGCACCGCAAGTTCCACCAGGAGTACCAGGGACTGCTCCGGTCCACCTTCATCATGGTGTCCCTGAAGAAGGCCGTCGGCCTTGAGGGCGGCCTGATCGCAGGGCCCCGGGACGCCATCGCCGCCTTCGAACTGCTCTCGGGGGCCAGCGCGTTCACCGCTGGAGTACTGGCCCCCGCGGCGGCGGGCACGACCTACATCACCAAGCTCCTCACCGAGCAGGAGCCCGAGATCGTCGACAACTACCTCGCGAAGGTAGCCGACTTCCGCAAGCGGCTGACCGACGAGGAACTGCCGATCACGGACACCGAGACCTGCTTCACCTCGCTCGTCGTCGGCGACGAGCACAAGTGCCTCAGGCTCTTCGGCGCCTTCCTCGAACACGACATCCGGGTCCCTCCCTACGTGTACCCCGCCGCCCGGCGCGGTCAGGCCGTGCTGCGCATCATCCTCAACGCGTCGCACACCGACGAGCAGCTGGACCACTTCATCGAGGTGTCGAAGAAGCTGCGGGAGCAGAAGCTGTTCTGA